A genomic region of Synechococcus sp. NOUM97013 contains the following coding sequences:
- a CDS encoding nucleoside deaminase — protein sequence MATLWSVVGDAMASDQDQVLMREAIRLMRDAGVVKKTGGPFGAVVAKDGRVVAAAGNSVVKDLDPSAHAEVNAIRAACKQLGTWDLSGCVLYTSCECCPMCYATAYWAGIRTVFYAAAWSDYSDLFSDQEINEDMQNSKDKREIKLTQILQGEASEVWKEFRLLPDGARY from the coding sequence ATGGCCACTCTTTGGTCAGTGGTTGGCGACGCCATGGCTTCGGATCAGGATCAAGTTCTGATGCGTGAAGCGATCCGCTTGATGCGGGATGCCGGCGTGGTGAAGAAGACGGGAGGGCCGTTCGGCGCTGTGGTCGCCAAGGACGGACGGGTGGTTGCTGCGGCTGGCAACAGCGTCGTGAAGGATCTCGACCCCAGTGCCCACGCTGAAGTCAACGCCATCCGGGCGGCTTGCAAACAGCTGGGAACCTGGGACCTCAGTGGGTGCGTGCTGTACACCAGCTGTGAGTGTTGTCCCATGTGTTACGCCACGGCGTACTGGGCTGGGATCCGCACTGTTTTCTATGCCGCGGCATGGTCGGATTACAGCGATTTGTTCTCCGATCAGGAGATCAATGAGGACATGCAGAACAGCAAAGACAAGCGTGAAATCAAGCTCACACAAATTCTTCAGGGTGAGGCATCTGAAGTGTGGAAGGAATTTCGCCTGCTTCCTGATGGTGCACGCTACTGA
- a CDS encoding N-acetylmuramoyl-L-alanine amidase-like domain-containing protein, with protein sequence MKRSLRAISVLTVVVGLWSSEPIDAAQSGTHAATASVKSMALTNPALEINSDVDVIGDTRSVFESRRSLIADLHVNQAIALLAESFIGSPYLAMSLDADGAETLRLDLTQFDCMLFVEQLLALAWSESFDQFAALTQSLRYRDGEASYCNRWHYFHDWAASAVRQGMLEPDVALEGEISRSLLLNFMSSNRALYPKLQSNALFDCIKVREKARRVQQRFIPLEAIESVLPSLQSGDLFAIATNVQGLDVSHTGVVVRSGSQVDAIHAAPGLGVMRSPGLARYLRSVPDAIGVVIVRPLASATGVQHPADD encoded by the coding sequence TTGAAACGTTCTTTGCGGGCCATCAGCGTTCTGACCGTTGTGGTCGGCTTGTGGTCGTCTGAGCCGATTGATGCTGCTCAAAGCGGAACGCATGCGGCAACAGCGTCTGTCAAAAGCATGGCGTTGACCAATCCCGCGCTTGAGATCAACAGCGACGTCGACGTCATCGGCGACACACGCAGTGTTTTTGAGTCGCGTCGTTCGTTAATCGCGGACTTGCATGTGAATCAGGCGATTGCACTCCTGGCGGAGTCGTTTATCGGGAGCCCTTATCTCGCCATGTCTCTGGATGCCGATGGCGCTGAAACGTTGCGTCTCGATCTCACGCAATTTGATTGCATGTTGTTCGTGGAGCAACTGCTGGCTTTGGCTTGGTCCGAGTCTTTCGATCAGTTCGCTGCGCTCACGCAGAGCTTGCGGTATCGCGATGGAGAGGCCTCCTACTGCAATCGCTGGCATTACTTCCACGACTGGGCTGCGTCAGCTGTCAGGCAGGGAATGCTTGAGCCTGATGTTGCGTTGGAAGGTGAGATTTCGCGATCGTTGCTCTTGAATTTCATGTCGTCGAATCGTGCTCTCTACCCAAAGTTGCAATCGAATGCCCTGTTCGATTGCATCAAGGTTCGGGAAAAGGCGCGTCGTGTTCAGCAGCGTTTCATTCCACTGGAAGCGATTGAATCCGTCCTCCCCAGTCTTCAATCCGGTGATCTGTTCGCCATCGCAACGAATGTGCAGGGGCTGGATGTCAGTCACACCGGTGTGGTTGTTAGATCAGGATCACAGGTGGATGCCATTCATGCCGCTCCTGGCCTTGGGGTGATGCGTTCTCCTGGATTGGCCCGCTACCTGCGCTCGGTACCCGATGCCATCGGTGTGGTGATTGTCAGACCCTTGGCCTCAGCAACAGGCGTCCAGCATCCAGCCGACGATTGA
- a CDS encoding secondary thiamine-phosphate synthase enzyme YjbQ encodes MTSQLLSLSTEAPFQCLPLTAALRRFVQVHGERDGAVVVSGQHTTTAVIVNEMEERLLMDLKRWLSQIAPPGDGWKHDDLHLRPGVPDDEPRNAHAHLQALLLGNQVTVNVCNGELQLGQYQDVLLVELDGPRQRKVSLQWLSA; translated from the coding sequence ATGACCTCCCAGCTCCTCAGCCTCAGCACCGAGGCACCCTTTCAGTGTCTGCCGCTCACCGCAGCGCTGCGTCGGTTCGTGCAAGTGCATGGTGAACGCGACGGCGCCGTTGTCGTCTCAGGCCAGCACACCACCACGGCCGTGATCGTCAACGAGATGGAAGAACGGCTGCTGATGGACCTGAAACGCTGGCTAAGCCAAATAGCACCTCCTGGCGATGGCTGGAAGCACGACGACCTTCATCTACGACCAGGCGTTCCTGACGATGAGCCACGCAATGCCCACGCGCACCTTCAGGCCTTGCTGCTGGGCAATCAAGTGACCGTGAATGTCTGCAATGGAGAGCTGCAACTCGGCCAGTATCAGGATGTGCTGTTGGTGGAACTGGATGGGCCCCGGCAACGCAAGGTGTCGCTGCAGTGGCTTTCGGCTTGA